Proteins encoded together in one Qingshengfaniella alkalisoli window:
- the rpsQ gene encoding 30S ribosomal protein S17, with product MPKRILQGTVTSAKNDQTVTVSVERRFTHPVLKKTIRKSKKYRAHDEQNTFKEGDSVRIIECAPRSKTKRWEVVTA from the coding sequence ATGCCCAAACGCATCCTGCAAGGCACCGTGACGAGCGCCAAGAACGACCAGACCGTCACCGTTTCGGTCGAGCGCCGCTTCACGCACCCGGTTCTGAAAAAGACGATCCGGAAATCGAAGAAATACCGTGCTCATGACGAGCAGAACACTTTCAAGGAAGGCGATAGCGTTCGTATCATCGAATGTGCGCCTCGCTCGAAAACCAAGCGCTGGGAGGTGGTGACCGCTTAA
- a CDS encoding VOC family protein — protein MIKAMHHVQLAMPKGGEDQARAFYIGVLGFDEVKKPACLRARGGVWLSQSGVEVHLGVEEPFAPAKKAHPAFEVAELERAVKHLTDMGLGYHRDVDLPKIRRIYVDDPFGNRIELLETV, from the coding sequence ATGATCAAAGCGATGCACCATGTCCAGCTAGCAATGCCCAAGGGTGGCGAAGACCAAGCACGGGCATTCTACATAGGGGTCTTGGGTTTCGACGAAGTCAAAAAGCCTGCGTGCTTGCGAGCCAGGGGCGGAGTCTGGCTCAGCCAATCCGGAGTGGAAGTCCACCTTGGCGTGGAAGAGCCATTTGCACCAGCGAAGAAGGCCCACCCTGCTTTTGAAGTCGCCGAACTGGAGCGCGCCGTAAAACACCTAACGGACATGGGGCTTGGATATCATCGTGACGTCGATCTGCCCAAGATCCGCAGGATCTACGTCGATGATCCGTTTGGGAACCGTATCGAACTCCTGGAAACCGTCTAG
- the rplP gene encoding 50S ribosomal protein L16: MLQPKRTKYRKQHKGRIHGEAKGGSDLAFGHYGLKATQPERVTARQIEAARRAMTRHMKRQGRVWIRIFPDVPVTSKPTEVRMGKGKGSVDFWAAKVKPGRIMFELDGVSDEVAKEALRLAAMKLPIKTRVVVREDW; encoded by the coding sequence ATGCTGCAACCAAAGCGTACAAAATACCGCAAACAGCACAAGGGCCGTATCCACGGTGAAGCAAAGGGTGGTTCCGACCTCGCCTTTGGTCACTACGGTCTGAAAGCAACGCAACCCGAGCGGGTTACCGCGCGTCAGATCGAAGCTGCACGTCGTGCAATGACGCGTCACATGAAGCGTCAGGGCCGTGTGTGGATCCGCATCTTCCCCGATGTGCCTGTCACGTCGAAGCCGACCGAAGTCCGTATGGGTAAAGGTAAAGGCTCCGTCGATTTCTGGGCAGCCAAGGTGAAGCCGGGCCGGATCATGTTCGAACTGGACGGTGTATCGGACGAAGTCGCGAAAGAGGCCCTGCGCCTCGCCGCGATGAAGCTGCCGATCAAAACCCGCGTCGTCGTTCGCGAAGACTGGTAA
- the rplX gene encoding 50S ribosomal protein L24: MAAKLRKGDKVVVLAGKDKGKQGEITSVDPKAGKAVVDGVNVAIRHTKQSQTSRGGRVPTTMPLDLSNLALLDSNGKATRVGFREEDGKKVRFAKTTGETV; encoded by the coding sequence ATGGCTGCGAAACTCCGTAAAGGCGACAAGGTCGTCGTGCTCGCCGGTAAAGACAAAGGCAAGCAAGGCGAAATCACCTCCGTCGATCCGAAGGCCGGCAAGGCCGTCGTCGATGGTGTGAACGTCGCGATCCGTCACACCAAGCAGTCCCAGACCAGCCGTGGTGGCCGTGTTCCTACGACAATGCCGCTGGATCTGTCGAACCTGGCGCTGCTGGACAGCAACGGCAAAGCAACCCGCGTCGGCTTCCGTGAGGAAGACGGCAAGAAGGTCCGCTTCGCCAAGACCACCGGGGAGACTGTCTGA
- the rplV gene encoding 50S ribosomal protein L22 — translation MGKEKNPRRVAENEAMAKARMLRTSPQKLNLVAAMIRGKKVDKALSDLTFSKKRISDDVKKCLQSAIANAENNHNLDVDELIVAEAYVGKNLTMKRGRPRARGRYGRIIKPFSELTIKVRQVEEQA, via the coding sequence ATGGGCAAGGAAAAGAACCCCCGCCGCGTGGCTGAAAACGAAGCAATGGCGAAAGCCCGCATGCTTCGCACCAGCCCGCAGAAACTGAACCTGGTTGCCGCCATGATCCGTGGCAAGAAAGTCGACAAGGCTCTGTCCGACCTGACTTTCTCCAAGAAGCGGATCTCGGACGACGTGAAGAAATGCCTTCAGTCGGCCATTGCGAACGCCGAAAACAACCACAACCTGGATGTTGACGAGCTGATCGTGGCGGAAGCCTATGTCGGCAAGAACCTGACGATGAAGCGCGGTCGCCCGCGTGCACGTGGCCGTTACGGCCGCATCATCAAGCCGTTCTCTGAGCTCACCATCAAGGTGCGTCAAGTCGAGGAGCAAGCCTAA
- the rplD gene encoding 50S ribosomal protein L4, with protein sequence MKLDVIKLDGATAGSVDLGEDIFGLEPRADILHRVVRWQRNNAQAGTHKVKTRSETSYSTKKIYRQKGTGGARHGDRNAPIFRKGGIYKGPTPRSHGHDLTKKFRKLGLKHALSSKAATGNLVVLDEASLADAKTGTLAKAVKNLGWKRALVIDGASVNENFARAAANIDGLDVLPSVGANVYDILKRDTLVITKAGVEALEARLK encoded by the coding sequence ATGAAACTCGACGTGATCAAACTGGACGGTGCGACCGCCGGCAGCGTCGATCTGGGCGAAGACATCTTCGGCCTGGAACCGCGCGCCGACATCCTGCACCGTGTGGTCCGCTGGCAGCGCAACAACGCGCAAGCCGGTACCCACAAGGTAAAGACCCGGTCCGAGACCAGCTACTCAACCAAGAAGATCTATCGCCAGAAAGGCACCGGCGGCGCACGCCATGGTGACCGCAATGCGCCGATCTTCCGCAAGGGTGGTATCTATAAGGGCCCGACCCCGCGTAGCCACGGCCACGATCTTACGAAGAAGTTCCGTAAGCTCGGCCTGAAGCACGCGCTCAGCTCCAAGGCTGCGACCGGTAATCTGGTTGTTCTGGACGAGGCCAGCCTGGCCGACGCCAAAACCGGAACGCTGGCCAAAGCGGTCAAGAACCTGGGCTGGAAACGCGCGCTGGTGATTGATGGCGCATCGGTGAATGAAAACTTCGCCCGTGCGGCTGCCAACATCGACGGTCTGGACGTGCTGCCATCGGTCGGTGCCAATGTTTATGACATCCTCAAGCGTGATACGCTCGTGATCACGAAGGCGGGTGTCGAAGCTCTGGAGGCTCGACTGAAATGA
- the rplB gene encoding 50S ribosomal protein L2: MALKSYKPTTPGQRGLVLIDRSELWKGRPVKALTEGLTKSGGRNNTGRITSRRRGGGAKRLYRIVDFKRTKHDMSAVVARIEYDPNRTAFIALIQYEDGEQAYILAPQRLAIGDKIVAGEKVDIKPGNAMPFSGMPIGTIVHNIELKPGKGGQIARAAGTYAQFVGRDGGYAQIRLSSGELRLVRQECMATIGAVSNPDNSNQNLGKAGRNRHYGKRPSVRGVVMNPIDHPHGGGEGRTSGGRHPVTPWGKPTKGARTRDTNKASQKLILRSRHAKKKGR; encoded by the coding sequence ATGGCACTCAAGTCGTATAAACCGACGACGCCTGGCCAGCGCGGGCTGGTTCTGATCGACCGTTCGGAGCTCTGGAAAGGGCGCCCTGTCAAGGCTCTCACCGAGGGTCTGACCAAGTCGGGCGGCCGGAACAACACCGGACGGATCACATCGCGTCGTCGCGGCGGTGGCGCAAAGCGTCTCTACCGCATCGTTGATTTCAAACGTACCAAGCACGACATGTCCGCTGTTGTCGCTCGGATCGAATACGATCCGAACCGCACCGCGTTCATCGCCCTGATCCAGTACGAAGATGGCGAGCAGGCTTACATCCTTGCACCGCAACGTCTGGCCATCGGCGACAAGATCGTTGCCGGCGAGAAGGTCGACATCAAGCCGGGCAACGCAATGCCGTTCTCCGGCATGCCGATCGGTACGATCGTCCACAACATCGAGCTGAAGCCGGGCAAGGGCGGTCAGATCGCACGCGCAGCTGGCACCTACGCCCAGTTCGTTGGTCGTGACGGTGGCTACGCCCAGATCCGCCTTTCCTCGGGCGAGCTGCGTCTGGTCCGTCAGGAATGCATGGCCACCATCGGTGCCGTGTCGAACCCTGACAACTCGAACCAGAACCTCGGCAAAGCCGGTCGTAACCGCCACTATGGCAAGCGTCCGTCCGTCCGTGGTGTCGTGATGAACCCGATCGATCACCCGCACGGTGGTGGTGAAGGCCGTACGTCCGGTGGTCGTCACCCGGTTACGCCTTGGGGTAAGCCGACGAAAGGTGCGCGCACCCGCGACACGAACAAGGCGTCGCAGAAGCTTATCCTGCGTTCGCGTCACGCCAAGAAGAAGGGCCGCTAA
- the rpsC gene encoding 30S ribosomal protein S3, with product MGQKVNPIGMRLQVNRTWDSRWYADTKDFGDLLLEDVKIREFIQKECKQAGISRVIIERPHKKCRVTIHTARPGVIIGKKGADIETLRKKIAKITDSELHLNIVEVRKPELDAALVGESIAQQLERRVSFRRAMKRAVQNAMRMGALGIRVNVAGRLGGAEIARTEWYREGRVPLHTLRADIDYANVEAETPYGIIGIKVWIFKGEIMEHDPSARDRKAQELQDGPAPRGAGGRR from the coding sequence ATGGGTCAGAAGGTTAATCCGATCGGCATGCGCCTGCAGGTGAACCGCACCTGGGACAGCCGCTGGTATGCCGATACGAAGGATTTCGGCGATCTTCTTCTGGAAGACGTCAAGATCCGTGAGTTCATCCAGAAAGAGTGCAAGCAAGCCGGCATCAGCCGTGTGATCATCGAGCGCCCGCACAAGAAGTGCCGCGTCACGATCCACACAGCACGTCCGGGTGTGATCATCGGCAAGAAAGGCGCGGACATCGAGACGCTGCGCAAGAAAATCGCCAAGATCACCGACAGCGAACTGCACCTGAACATCGTCGAAGTACGCAAGCCCGAGCTGGACGCCGCCCTCGTTGGTGAATCCATCGCTCAGCAGCTTGAGCGTCGTGTCTCCTTCCGCCGCGCCATGAAGCGTGCGGTTCAGAACGCGATGCGCATGGGTGCACTGGGTATCCGCGTGAACGTCGCCGGTCGTCTTGGTGGTGCGGAAATCGCGCGTACCGAATGGTACCGTGAAGGTCGCGTTCCGCTGCACACGCTGCGTGCCGATATCGATTACGCAAACGTCGAAGCCGAAACGCCCTACGGCATCATCGGCATCAAGGTCTGGATCTTCAAGGGTGAGATCATGGAGCACGATCCATCGGCTCGTGATCGCAAAGCCCAGGAACTCCAGGACGGTCCCGCGCCTCGTGGCGCTGGCGGCCGCCGCTAA
- a CDS encoding 50S ribosomal protein L23, translating to MSAKAEHYDVIRKPVITEKATLASEANAVVFEVAPDANKPQIKEAVEALFNVKVKAVNTTITKGKTKRFRGLMGKRKDVKKAYVTLEEGNTIDVTTGL from the coding sequence ATGAGCGCGAAAGCAGAACACTACGATGTGATCCGCAAGCCGGTCATCACCGAGAAAGCCACGCTGGCATCTGAAGCCAACGCCGTTGTTTTCGAAGTGGCGCCGGATGCGAACAAACCGCAGATCAAGGAAGCGGTCGAAGCGCTGTTCAACGTCAAGGTGAAGGCCGTCAACACGACCATCACCAAAGGCAAGACCAAGCGGTTCCGCGGCCTGATGGGCAAGCGCAAAGACGTCAAGAAGGCTTATGTGACGCTCGAAGAGGGCAACACGATTGACGTCACCACGGGCCTCTGA
- the rplC gene encoding 50S ribosomal protein L3, with protein sequence MLRSGVIAKKVGMTRLFLEDGRQVPVTVLQLDSLQVVAKRTSETDGYSAVQLGAGTAKAKRVSQAMRGHFAAANVAPKRKIAEFRVAPENLIEVGEEITADHYFEGQFVDVSGTSIGKGFAGAMKRHNFGGLRASHGVSISHRSHGSTGQCQDPGKVFKGKKMAGHMGAARVTTQNLQVVKTDADRGLIMVKGAVPGSKGGWVTIKDAVKKPFPDNAILPAALKSAADEAKRLAEEAAAQAAAEEEAAAKAAAEEAAAAEEAALKEAEAEIEAEKKEGDE encoded by the coding sequence ATGTTGCGCTCTGGAGTAATCGCGAAAAAGGTCGGGATGACCCGCCTTTTCCTCGAAGATGGCCGCCAGGTTCCGGTGACCGTCCTTCAACTCGACAGCCTGCAGGTTGTCGCGAAACGCACATCGGAAACCGACGGCTACAGCGCAGTTCAGCTGGGTGCCGGTACCGCGAAGGCGAAGCGCGTCAGCCAGGCCATGCGTGGTCATTTCGCTGCGGCCAATGTTGCGCCGAAGCGGAAGATCGCTGAATTCCGCGTGGCTCCGGAAAACCTGATCGAAGTCGGTGAAGAAATCACGGCTGACCATTATTTCGAAGGTCAGTTCGTGGACGTTTCCGGCACCTCGATCGGTAAGGGTTTTGCCGGTGCAATGAAGCGGCACAACTTCGGTGGTCTGCGCGCCTCGCACGGCGTGTCGATCAGCCACCGTTCGCATGGCTCCACCGGCCAGTGTCAGGATCCGGGCAAGGTCTTCAAAGGCAAGAAGATGGCTGGTCACATGGGCGCTGCCCGTGTCACCACGCAGAACCTTCAGGTTGTCAAGACCGATGCCGACCGTGGCCTGATCATGGTCAAAGGTGCCGTTCCCGGTTCCAAGGGTGGTTGGGTGACGATCAAGGATGCGGTCAAGAAGCCGTTCCCTGACAACGCCATTCTGCCCGCTGCTTTGAAGTCTGCCGCTGACGAAGCCAAGCGTCTTGCCGAGGAAGCTGCCGCTCAGGCCGCAGCCGAGGAAGAAGCAGCCGCAAAAGCAGCAGCTGAAGAAGCCGCCGCCGCCGAGGAAGCCGCGCTGAAAGAGGCCGAGGCTGAAATCGAGGCCGAGAAGAAGGAAGGCGACGAATGA
- the rpmC gene encoding 50S ribosomal protein L29, with translation MDAKELRDKTPDQLRDELASLKKEQFNLRFQQATGQLENTARMRVVRRDAARVATILNEKAAEAAAN, from the coding sequence ATGGACGCCAAGGAACTACGTGACAAGACGCCCGACCAGCTTCGTGATGAGCTGGCGAGCCTCAAGAAAGAGCAGTTCAACCTGCGCTTCCAGCAGGCCACCGGCCAGTTGGAAAACACTGCGCGCATGCGCGTTGTTCGTCGCGATGCAGCCCGCGTTGCGACCATTCTGAACGAAAAAGCCGCTGAAGCGGCGGCTAACTAA
- the rplN gene encoding 50S ribosomal protein L14 encodes MIQMQTNLDVADNSGARRVQCIKVLGGSKRKYASVGDIIVVSVKEAIPRGRVKKGDVRKAVVVRTAKEVRREDGTAIRFDRNAAVILNNNNEPVGTRIFGPVVRELRAKNFMKIISLAPEVL; translated from the coding sequence ATGATCCAGATGCAGACCAATCTGGATGTCGCTGACAACTCCGGCGCTCGCCGGGTTCAGTGCATCAAGGTCCTCGGCGGTTCCAAGCGGAAATACGCTTCCGTGGGCGACATCATCGTGGTGTCGGTCAAGGAAGCCATTCCGCGTGGCCGTGTGAAGAAAGGTGACGTGCGTAAAGCCGTCGTCGTTCGCACCGCCAAGGAAGTCCGTCGTGAAGATGGCACCGCCATCCGCTTCGACCGCAACGCTGCTGTTATCCTGAACAACAACAACGAACCCGTTGGTACCCGTATCTTCGGCCCGGTTGTTCGTGAGCTGCGTGCAAAGAATTTCATGAAGATCATCTCGCTTGCTCCGGAGGTGCTCTGA
- the fusA gene encoding elongation factor G, which produces MARDYPLDRYRNFGIMAHIDAGKTTCSERILFYTGKSHNIGEVHDGAATMDWMEQEQERGITITSAATTTFWERTEDGQTPDTPKHRMNIIDTPGHVDFTIEVERSLAVLDGAVAVLDANAGVEPQTETVWRQADRYKVPRIVFVNKMDKIGADFFNCVRMIEDRTGATPAPVQIPIGAENELEGIVDLVTMKEWVWRGEDLGASWYQEDIRDSLKETADEWRAKLIETAVEMDDDAMEAYLEGEEPDVPTLRKLIRKGTLSLSFVPVLCGSAFKNKGVQPLLNAVIDYLPSPLDVVDYMGFKPGDETETRDIPRRADDSMPFAGLAFKIMNDPFVGSLTFTRIYSGVLNKGDSILNATKGKKERIGRMMMMHSNNREEIDEAFAGDIIALAGLKDTTTGDTLADPKEPVVLETMTFPDPVIEIAVEPKTKADQEKMSQGLQRLAAEDPSFRVETDLESGQTIMKGMGELHLDILVDRLKREFKVEANIGAPQVAYRETIGHEIEHTYTHKKQSGGSGQFAEVKMIISPTAAGEGYSFESRIVGGSVPKEYIPGVEKGIQSVMDSGPLAGFPVIDFKVALIDGKFHDVDSSVLAFEIAARMCMREGLKRAGAKLLEPVMAVEVVTPEEYTGNIIGDLTSRRGQVQGQEPRGNAIAIDAFVPLANMFGYINTLRSMSSGRAQFTMQFDHYEPVPQNISEEIQAKYA; this is translated from the coding sequence ATGGCACGCGACTATCCTCTCGACCGGTACCGCAACTTCGGTATCATGGCGCATATCGACGCGGGCAAGACCACTTGCTCCGAGCGTATCCTGTTCTACACCGGCAAGTCCCACAACATCGGTGAGGTGCACGATGGTGCAGCCACCATGGACTGGATGGAGCAGGAACAGGAGCGCGGCATCACCATCACTTCGGCTGCGACCACCACTTTCTGGGAACGCACCGAAGACGGCCAGACGCCCGATACGCCCAAGCACCGGATGAACATCATCGACACGCCGGGCCACGTCGACTTCACCATCGAAGTCGAACGTTCGCTCGCCGTTCTCGACGGTGCCGTCGCTGTTCTCGACGCCAACGCCGGTGTCGAGCCACAGACCGAAACCGTTTGGCGTCAGGCTGACCGCTACAAAGTCCCGCGTATCGTGTTCGTCAACAAGATGGACAAGATCGGTGCCGACTTCTTCAACTGCGTTCGCATGATTGAAGACCGCACGGGCGCGACACCTGCTCCGGTCCAGATCCCGATCGGCGCGGAAAACGAGCTTGAAGGCATCGTTGACCTCGTTACGATGAAGGAATGGGTCTGGCGTGGCGAAGACCTCGGTGCAAGCTGGTACCAGGAAGATATCCGTGACAGCCTGAAGGAAACCGCCGACGAATGGCGCGCCAAGCTCATCGAGACCGCGGTCGAGATGGACGATGACGCCATGGAAGCCTATCTCGAAGGTGAAGAGCCCGACGTTCCGACGCTGCGCAAGCTGATCCGCAAGGGTACGCTGTCGCTGTCCTTCGTTCCGGTTCTGTGCGGTTCCGCGTTCAAAAACAAGGGCGTTCAGCCGCTGCTCAACGCTGTGATCGACTACCTGCCGAGCCCGCTCGACGTTGTCGATTACATGGGCTTCAAGCCGGGCGATGAAACGGAAACCCGTGACATCCCGCGTCGTGCAGACGACAGCATGCCGTTTGCCGGTCTGGCGTTCAAAATCATGAACGACCCGTTCGTTGGCTCGCTGACCTTCACCCGCATCTACTCGGGCGTTCTGAACAAGGGCGACTCGATCCTGAATGCGACGAAGGGCAAGAAAGAGCGCATTGGTCGTATGATGATGATGCACTCCAACAACCGTGAAGAGATCGACGAAGCATTCGCTGGTGACATCATCGCGCTTGCTGGCCTGAAAGACACCACAACGGGTGACACTCTGGCCGATCCGAAAGAACCGGTGGTTCTTGAAACCATGACCTTCCCGGATCCGGTGATCGAGATCGCGGTTGAGCCGAAGACCAAAGCCGACCAGGAGAAAATGTCCCAGGGTCTGCAGCGCCTGGCCGCCGAAGACCCGTCCTTCCGTGTTGAGACTGACCTCGAATCCGGTCAGACGATCATGAAGGGCATGGGCGAACTTCACCTCGACATTCTCGTTGATCGTCTGAAGCGCGAATTCAAGGTCGAAGCGAACATCGGTGCGCCGCAGGTTGCCTACCGCGAAACGATCGGTCACGAAATCGAACACACCTACACCCACAAGAAACAGTCGGGTGGTTCGGGTCAGTTCGCTGAAGTGAAGATGATCATTTCGCCAACAGCAGCCGGCGAAGGCTACTCGTTCGAGTCGCGCATCGTTGGTGGTTCGGTTCCGAAGGAATACATCCCGGGCGTCGAAAAAGGCATCCAGTCCGTCATGGATAGCGGCCCTCTGGCCGGCTTCCCCGTGATCGACTTCAAGGTGGCCCTGATCGACGGTAAGTTCCACGATGTCGACTCCAGCGTTCTGGCGTTCGAAATCGCTGCCCGTATGTGCATGCGTGAAGGTCTGAAACGTGCTGGCGCCAAGCTGCTTGAACCCGTGATGGCCGTTGAGGTTGTTACGCCGGAAGAATACACCGGCAACATCATCGGCGACCTGACCTCCCGTCGTGGGCAGGTTCAGGGTCAGGAGCCGCGCGGCAACGCAATCGCGATCGATGCCTTCGTTCCGCTGGCGAACATGTTCGGCTACATCAACACCCTGCGCTCCATGTCTTCGGGCCGCGCACAGTTCACGATGCAGTTCGATCACTATGAGCCGGTACCGCAGAACATCAGTGAAGAAATTCAGGCAAAATACGCCTGA
- the rpsS gene encoding 30S ribosomal protein S19, with product MARSVWKGPFVDSYVLKKAEKTRESGKNEVIKIWSRRSTILPQFVGLTFGVYNGQKHIPVNVTEDMIGQKFGEYSPTRTYYGHAADKKAKRK from the coding sequence ATGGCACGCTCAGTCTGGAAAGGGCCTTTTGTCGACAGCTATGTGCTGAAGAAGGCCGAGAAGACCCGCGAGTCGGGCAAGAACGAAGTTATCAAGATCTGGTCGCGCCGCTCGACGATCCTGCCCCAGTTCGTGGGTCTGACGTTTGGCGTCTATAACGGCCAGAAGCATATCCCGGTCAACGTGACCGAAGACATGATTGGCCAGAAGTTCGGTGAATATTCTCCGACCCGTACCTATTACGGTCATGCGGCTGACAAAAAAGCGAAACGGAAGTAA
- the rpsJ gene encoding 30S ribosomal protein S10, whose amino-acid sequence MQSQNIRIRLKAFDYRVLDASTQEIVNTAKRTGAQVRGPIPLPNKIEKFTVLRGPHVDKKSRDQFEIRTHKRLLDIVDPTPQTVDALMKLDLAAGVDVEIKV is encoded by the coding sequence ATGCAAAGCCAAAATATTCGCATCCGGCTGAAGGCGTTTGACTATCGGGTACTGGACGCCAGCACCCAGGAGATCGTCAACACCGCTAAGCGCACCGGAGCGCAGGTACGTGGGCCCATCCCGCTGCCGAACAAGATTGAAAAATTCACCGTGCTGCGTGGTCCGCACGTCGACAAGAAGTCGCGCGACCAGTTCGAGATCCGCACGCACAAGCGTTTGCTCGACATCGTCGACCCGACGCCGCAGACCGTGGACGCGCTGATGAAGCTCGACCTCGCTGCTGGCGTTGACGTCGAGATCAAGGTTTAA
- the rplE gene encoding 50S ribosomal protein L5, which yields MLDAANYTPRLRTEYREKIRAALKEEFSYTNEMQTPKLDKIVLNIGCGAEAVKDSKKAKSAQEDLTAIAGQKALVTTAKKSIAGFRVREDMPMGAKVTLRGDRMYEFLDRLITIAMPRIRDFRGVSGKSFDGRGNYAMGLKEHIVFPEIEFDKVDEVWGMDIIICTTAKSDAEAKALLKHFNMPFNS from the coding sequence ATGCTCGACGCTGCAAACTATACCCCGCGTCTTCGCACCGAGTACCGCGAAAAGATTCGCGCCGCGCTGAAGGAAGAATTCTCGTACACCAACGAGATGCAGACCCCCAAGCTCGACAAGATCGTGCTGAACATCGGCTGCGGTGCTGAAGCCGTGAAGGATTCCAAGAAAGCCAAATCGGCCCAGGAAGACCTGACCGCTATCGCCGGCCAGAAGGCTCTGGTTACGACTGCCAAGAAATCCATCGCTGGCTTCCGCGTTCGCGAAGACATGCCGATGGGTGCGAAAGTCACTCTGCGTGGCGACCGCATGTATGAATTCCTTGACCGTCTCATCACGATTGCCATGCCACGTATCCGCGACTTCCGCGGCGTGTCCGGCAAAAGCTTCGACGGCCGTGGCAACTACGCCATGGGCCTGAAAGAGCACATCGTGTTCCCTGAGATCGAGTTCGACAAAGTCGACGAGGTCTGGGGCATGGACATCATCATCTGCACGACTGCCAAGTCGGATGCAGAGGCCAAGGCGCTGTTGAAGCATTTCAACATGCCGTTCAACAGCTAA
- the tuf gene encoding elongation factor Tu: MAKAKFERTKPHVNIGTIGHVDHGKTTLTAAITKYFGDFRAYDQIDGAPEEKARGITISTAHVEYETDNRHYAHVDCPGHADYVKNMITGAAQMDGAILVVNAADGPMPQTREHILLGRQVGIPKMVVFLNKVDQVDDEELLELVEMEVRELLSSYDYPGDDIPIIAGSALAAMEGNNPEIGENKIRELMAAVDDYIDTPERAVDQPFLMPIEDVFSISGRGTVVTGRVERGVINVGDEIEIVGIRDTKKTTCTGVEMFRKLLDRGEAGDNIGALLRGIDREGVERGQVLCKPGSVTPHTKFEAEAYILTKDEGGRHTPFFANYRPQFYFRTTDVTGTVTLAEGTEMVMPGDNVSFSVELIAPIAMENGLRFAIREGGRTVGAGVVSKIIE; this comes from the coding sequence ATGGCAAAAGCAAAGTTTGAGCGTACGAAGCCGCACGTGAACATTGGCACGATTGGCCATGTTGACCATGGTAAGACGACGCTGACTGCTGCGATCACGAAATACTTCGGGGACTTCCGCGCTTACGACCAGATCGACGGCGCGCCGGAAGAGAAAGCCCGCGGGATCACGATCTCGACGGCTCACGTGGAATACGAGACGGACAACCGTCACTACGCACACGTCGACTGCCCCGGCCACGCCGACTACGTCAAGAACATGATCACGGGTGCTGCGCAGATGGACGGCGCGATTCTGGTTGTGAACGCCGCAGACGGCCCGATGCCGCAGACGCGCGAACACATTCTTCTGGGCCGCCAGGTTGGCATCCCGAAGATGGTCGTATTCCTGAACAAGGTTGACCAGGTTGACGACGAAGAGCTGCTTGAGCTGGTCGAGATGGAAGTTCGTGAACTTCTGTCCAGCTACGACTACCCGGGCGACGATATTCCGATCATCGCGGGTTCGGCTCTGGCGGCGATGGAAGGCAACAACCCGGAAATCGGCGAGAACAAGATCCGCGAACTGATGGCGGCTGTTGATGACTACATCGACACGCCCGAGCGTGCCGTTGACCAGCCGTTCCTGATGCCGATCGAGGACGTGTTCTCGATTTCCGGTCGCGGCACCGTTGTGACCGGCCGTGTCGAGCGTGGCGTGATCAACGTTGGCGACGAGATCGAAATCGTCGGTATCCGCGACACGAAGAAGACGACCTGCACGGGTGTCGAGATGTTCCGCAAGCTGCTTGACCGCGGTGAAGCCGGCGACAACATCGGTGCGCTTCTGCGTGGTATCGACCGTGAAGGCGTCGAGCGTGGCCAGGTTCTGTGTAAGCCGGGTTCGGTGACGCCGCACACCAAGTTCGAAGCCGAAGCCTACATCCTGACGAAGGATGAAGGTGGTCGCCACACGCCGTTCTTCGCCAACTACCGTCCGCAGTTCTACTTCCGCACGACGGACGTGACCGGCACGGTGACGCTGGCTGAGGGCACGGAAATGGTGATGCCGGGCGACAACGTTTCGTTCTCGGTTGAACTGATTGCCCCGATCGCGATGGAAAACGGCCTGCGCTTCGCCATCCGCGAAGGCGGCCGCACCGTCGGCGCCGGCGTCGTCAGCAAAATCATCGAGTAA